A genome region from Myxococcota bacterium includes the following:
- a CDS encoding SDR family oxidoreductase, whose amino-acid sequence LAFTLSKEEKKNGIRVNVVAPGLVETEMGRRLVKGAMGVDDIRKLDAVMPFGRVCQPEDVANAVRFLVSERASYITGEKLNVYGGGQSPAG is encoded by the coding sequence ACTCGCCTTCACGCTGTCGAAGGAAGAGAAGAAGAACGGCATCCGCGTGAACGTGGTCGCTCCGGGCCTGGTCGAGACCGAGATGGGCCGCCGGCTGGTGAAGGGCGCGATGGGCGTCGACGACATCCGCAAGCTCGACGCGGTGATGCCGTTCGGCCGGGTGTGTCAGCCCGAGGACGTGGCGAACGCGGTGCGCTTCCTGGTCTCGGAACGCGCCAGCTACATCACCGGCGAGAAGCTGAACGTCTACGGCGGCGGGCAGAGCCCCGCCGGCTGA